Part of the Vibrio sp. SCSIO 43137 genome, GGTATCATGGAATGAAACACCGTGATTTCTTAGATCGATACTGAGCACCTGAAAATCACTGGCTAAATCCCGGGCTAGCAGACCTAAGTTATCCAGATTGCCGAACAGGCCGTGTATTAACAGAAGGGGCTGACCTTCTCCCTGAAGTTTATAGTTGAGCAACGCAGACATAGTTTATTTGTTGTTGAAGTTTTAAGCCTATGTTAGTGCTTCGTTTCTGCTCAGGCAAACTCAATACACATTATTCTGAGTTGGAACTCGCATCTTTAACCTGTTTGAGTATAATCATCAGGATATTCAAACAGTGAGATTGTGAAAGCGAATGAAAACGATTGAAGTAGAAGAGGATCTTTACCGTTATATAGCAAGCCAGACCGAGCATATTGGTGAGAGTGCATCGGACATTTTAAGGCGGCTACTTAATATGGATGGTACAGAGCAATCCACTCCTAAAGTCGCTGAGTCTGCGATCGTAGAAGAGTCGACACCTGTTACTAAAGAACCGGCAGGGCTGGTTGTAAGCAAAGACGCTGGTAATACAGAAAAAGTCGACGGCGTTAAAGTGATGAGATCGCTTCTGATCTCAGACGAGTTTGCCGGAAGTAAAAAAGCCATTGATCGTTTTATGCTGGTGTTGTCATCTCTGTATCAGACCGATAAGCAGAGCTTTGCTGAAGCGACACAAGTAAAAGGCAGAACACGGGTTTACTTTGCCGATAATGAAGCTGTTCTGCTCGCCAGTGGTAAAACCACCAAACCACGGGCAATACCAGAAACGCCTTTCTGGGTGATTACCAACAACAACACTAATCGTAAACGCCAGATGGTTGAGCAATTGATGACCAGAATGAGCTACCCGGCCGAGTTAATCGAAAAAGTGTGCAGTTCGATATAAATTTAAAATGGTAATCTAGTTTTATATAAGATTTCAGCCTCATAATGATGTAGTCCTCAAGCGTCGTTATGAGGCTTTTTAGTTTGTAATGTTTATTTTT contains:
- the seqA gene encoding replication initiation negative regulator SeqA; the protein is MKTIEVEEDLYRYIASQTEHIGESASDILRRLLNMDGTEQSTPKVAESAIVEESTPVTKEPAGLVVSKDAGNTEKVDGVKVMRSLLISDEFAGSKKAIDRFMLVLSSLYQTDKQSFAEATQVKGRTRVYFADNEAVLLASGKTTKPRAIPETPFWVITNNNTNRKRQMVEQLMTRMSYPAELIEKVCSSI